The region gGGTTTAATattcatgatgattttgaacttgatttattatttttaaggcctaattacttaaaaaaaacccaccttgaactttttgttcatttataccctaaccttgtaaaaaaattatttgtacccaattttggatttttaggtttcatctctacccaatacaataatataatttacaatttaatgaattaaatgatgaaaaatttaaaaataattaaataaaagattatatcatacgtctaattagtatataaatataaattaaaggattattttaaattttttccaagtgaaaagaggtaattttagtacttttgggtaaagatgaaacctaaaaacccaaaattcggtacaaatgacttttttacaaggtagggatataaacgaaaaaaatgtttaaggtggtttttttttaagtaattaaaactatttttaatgttattgagatcttgttatgactgggtttaggtaataaataaaatagttatgtgtaaattaaaataagtttttGACTATaccgagtaaaatgacatatgcgtttatgcttataaacataatgatatatattgattacaccacaatgagcttcactttttttttaaaaaaagaaaatatttacactcgtcctttaaataagcagtctattcagtgattatttttatgtttatgtgtgtatagttgaattatgaacactgtcgtatgtttgttttgtatattactctcagattattcgtcggaagacgaacaattgggtctcaaacggtggcggtgtcaaagaaccgacgactggaatttaagaaaaataaattttaagatgaatatgacactttttattttaatagaatttatattaattatatatccatcaaatatgtacaaaaaaattattataattatttaaatttagtaacaaaataaaataattttaattagcgttaaataaaaatattatttttaaatatataaattttattataatataattaattatttaattatttaattttaaaattggatttattcaccaaaaaataccaaacatatgtattttgtgtcaattatagccaaaccttatttaaatatttcagctgccatgccagccaattgcttagttggcagtgacgtggacgacacggtgtcacaaaaaccggttcgatttaaaaatggctaaaaaagaaacagaacatataaggtttggctaaatctggtgatttttaaaggtttggctataattgacacaaaacgtataggtttggcatttttttggtgattaagcctaaattaaAAGGGTAACTTTTAGATGTGATATGTGCGAgactacaaaaaaaaaagtgctAATTTTAATGATGGATAtctaaattttctcaatttatcattaaaaatacaaaaaaaagtatctatgaatttaattaattagtgaaAATCAGACAATAACTATTATTACAAGTTGTATTTGTCCCACATTGCCAAGCTATCTTGTGTgtgtataatatatataatgggattattttttaaatacctatttttataaagtatttattctattttagtccatctttcttttatttcttaCGCTATCTAATAAACTaacttatttatcaaaaatccccactatataaagaaattttatctcattttaggttgaATATTTACATAGTCATTCTTTTTTCTGTctcttctctcttttctctctcaaagttctctcatcttttcttctttttttcgtttgattttcagtttgtctctTCCGGTTACTTCtctgttcgtcttttccgtttaTTTTTCTGTTCGCGCTTCCGTTTATCTatttccgatggatttctcgtcgtttccggtcgtttttccgttcgcgctagtccgttcgtcttttcgTTCGCattatggatttctcgactcgtttttagatttgtgtaattttttagattttttgtaatgatttaaatatattataaataaattattgtagatctataattttttatttataaaattgttctattattcatataattatttattttgtctttctcttattcataaatttgtttattgctactgattgtgtaaagaacaaattgatttacggtgtatttgtagtaattttataatatatttatgttttagtgtattttttgtgtatttatagtgtatctCTGCccctttttaatatatttatggtgcatttacaatgtttatggtgtataccacaaaaaacactacaaaatggcataaatacactatacactatatatacgctaatcttacactataaaaacaccataaaaacactatatatacactataaaaaaattcaggaaaaaatctataaaaaataaattattaaaaactaaaaaatagggtTGTGCAATAAATCGTTTCgatcgaccgaaccgaaaaaaccaaaaaccgaaattgaaaaccgaagaaggtatttgtgaaattaaaaaaaaaatatcgtaattaaaaaaagtcagaaaagaaTATCAAAACTTGACAGGTAAAAATGTAAATAAGCtaccaaaatatatatttcaaaaaattaccaTATATATAATTGGATTGGACATCCTCTTCTCTTAAGTTAACTTTTGAAAATTAGTTCTATAGagggttcataatatttgtcgatTAGCTTCGGCatgagaattaaaaaaataattaatatatcttaatttataaataattttattaaattaatactattttGAAACTTGTTGATATTTAtgactattatttttatttgtatatcaATTAATACTCTCTTAATATTCTAAAGTGAAAAATATTATGGatcaaaacaaatttttaagTGCGACCAATATTATAAACCAGAGAGAATATGTTAGATTTGTActaaataaaatgattttgaattttttaaatcatgAGATATATATAGTAAATCATAAAACTTTCCATTAATATGTGCAGAAAATAATTAATGgaataacatattttaaattatcaatgaattataattcaaatggtataagcgttggACAATATTTTGTTAGATCGTGGAATGGATTTCTCCACAAACGCTCCTCCTcactctaattataaaaaaaaacatatttaaaaggTTAATGATCTGAAAAATAACCCTTTTTCGTTTGCACCCTGACATTATAAAATCACCGGTTTCACTCAAATCCACACCTtacattttcaattgcaccctcaagcattaaatttgtctcttttcacttgaaaaaagttcaaataatattttatattttaaaatatattataaatagtgcttattgttatatttaaaataaaaaaactcttcttctcaaaaaaattaaaaaacaataattattttttatttaatacaagtaaatattattatgatattaatataatttttttattataattataacattaaaaactatttaaaatatatattaaaatataaagtattaaaaaagatgccaatttgatgtttgagggtgcaattgaaatgaaaaggtgtggattttgatatttgagggtacaattgaaaacaaaagttATAGATTTGGatgaaattgacaattttacaaCGTTAAGATACAAacgaaaaggggctaaaaggtggatgGTTTTTTTAAGATTATTAGCTTATTTAAAACTAATCAAATGAAAtgcattttaattttgaaatgtggATCGAATGGTAAGggaaccaaaataaaatataaataggaTGAACATAAGCATAACGCGATATAAGTGATTAAATCTAGAATAGTCAAATCTTATTTATTTAACCAATTCCCCTGCAATATCTACACTATAATCATGCTCACCCGCACGGTAATCATGTTTAATTCTATTCTCAACTCATTTTAGAAATTCTTTAATTATCCTATTCCTTGGTAACATTAAAAATTCAACATTTAATTATTCTTTGCTCTGAGATGTAATTAAATTCTGTTAATTGAGCTttccaaaccaaattaaatctTACTAATTAATTATGGGAACCTTGTTCTTAAACCAGATCAAAAAGCAAGCAACTTTCTTTCTACAGGAGAAATACAAAAATGTCAGGCTCGCTTTGACTGATGTTAGTCAAGCTGAACTGTAAGCTTTTACCATTCTTATGtatatatttgtaaattataaatttaatttaatgagaTTTTACGATCAATGAAAATAGCGAAGGTTTTTATTTCGTCGAAAAACAATTTGAATTAAACGTAGAAGTTGAGGGATGATATATATCGaattaaagtttagggactataATGTAAGAAACTGTAAAAGCCGAGGGTCTTTCCGTGAAAATAACTGTCATTTTTTTTGTGGTATAAtgctaaaaaaatcaatttaatgttgtaataatatagttttgattttgttatgaGCAAGGCTGGCTGAGGAAGCAACAAATAGTAGTGCATGGGGACCGGATGCTAGAACAATGACTAAAATAGCTGAGGCCTCTTACGAGGTAGATGATTATTGGAAAATTGTTGATGTTCTTCATAAgaggtaattaattaattgaactgtttcttaatttttttattagcaaacttaaataatttttctaattgaaaaattagttaaaaatacAAAGATTAATTGCAGAAGTTAATTGCTAAACAGGTTTCATAATGTTGATTGGAAAGAGTGGAGGCAGTCTTACAAATCTCTAATACTTCTTGAATTCCTACTAACACATGGTCCTGAGGAATTTGCTGAACAATTTCAGAGTGATAGTGATGCAATTGAAGAATTAGGAACTTTTAATTACGTTGACGATAAAGGGTAATTAATCAACTTTATGCATATAATAGTTTTCTTATAGTATATCATATAAgtaaggctaataatcacccacggcccctgactttaggggtaccttacgctaaaccccctgatctaaaaaaagctgccgtaaaccccctaaactttacctaatgatcagctaaaccccgtttcgcataaattgaccaaaatacccttcaaaactgtaaataaatacaaacaaaccAGACAACTTCAATCTAACCACATTTAAAACCgacccaatcaaatcaaaccaaacaaatctaatcaaacctaaatttatttaaaaattaaataaataattatttttaatttaaataaaaaaataaaaaaaaaatactttttttaattcatgccggtgagcagacccaccgcggtgggtctgctcaacggagagcagacccaccggcgtgggtctgctgcaaagagcagacccaccgcgggtctgctctttgcagcagatCCACcgcgccggtgggtctgctgcaaagagcagacccaccgtggtgggtctgctctccggtgagcagacccaccgcggtgggtttaaattaattttaaaaaaaaaaattaaattaaaaataataactattatttttttaaattaaaggagttattatttggttaattttttttccggcaATGGACGATGGTGGCCGGAAAAAACCGGCGGCGGCGGGTGAAAGTTTCGGTTGGatggtttgatttaattgagttgattggtgatttaagtatcatttgGATGGTTTATATCTGATTTGGTTAGGTGAATGattttagatttggttagattaggttggtttggtttttgttattgaccttaggggtattttaggtatttttgaaaaaataaagggcttggggcggttttttggggcggttttagggtaaaaggggtttagctgatcattaggtaaagtttagggggtttacggcagctttttttagatcagggggtttagcgtaaagtacccctaaagtcaggggccgtgggtgattattagcctataaGTAACATTTTACTCAAAATCTTACTTGACCCTATTATGTATTTCGGCTCACAATTAGAACCCTGACGATACCACCGAAGTGCAAAAATGATCCTAATgtcttgaaaattaaaatttagactcCTCTGTTAGACGGAATTAAATTTCACTGTTAAATTGAGAATCATTTTTGCACATTTCAATTCATTATGGTCATTATTATACTTCAATGGCAACATTAGGATCattaaaactgaggtaccaaatcgtttgattttcaaacaaaatgtatcaaactgtgaattatgttaTACGTAGGGGgattttagagtaatttgctcttctTTATTTATGCatattatattcaaaaattaaaaaaaaatgaaggatccaattgacaaaattaaaatatattctaatccattaacttatttttataataaatagtcCATATCAAGAGGgggaaaatttcaaaaatatcttGATAAAATGGATATACAATTTCTTAATCTTATACATGATTCTTCTCtaattatggactaaattgtcataaattaagttaaatgactaaacttcattttatggctattaattaaacttttcattttatttattaattggttagatataaaatttttggattaaattgacaCGGTATTTTATTCGAGATGAGGATATATTAATTCATTCAGGCAATCATTATTGTaatttaatcataacttatCATATATGCATATAGCTTCAATTGGGGTGATATCATGCAAAAGAGATCAAACAACATAATAAATCTTCTTCATGGAGGAGTGACACTAAAAGAAGCTCGATTAAAAGCTCTacaaattacaaaagaaattcaaGGTTTTGGAAGTTTCCCAATATTATCACCTTCTTCGTCATCGACATCATCTCCTTCGTCGGCCACCTCCGAGTCGTCGAGAGCATCATCTTTCGGATCATTTTCTACGACAAGCTCGACCTTTAATTATGATACCCTACCAAGAGAAGAAGCCCTAGACAACAAATACTATGAACCTAATGACCTAAAGGATAAGAATACGGTTACTTCATACGCAAGTAACAAGAATTTTGAAAAATCTCATGTCTGGAATTGCTCAACAATTCGAGAAAATGGTTCTCTGTTGGATGGTGAAGGTGATGAGAAATTAGACGATGGTATTATTAATGGAATTCGCACCAAAATATTAGTTGGAATTGGT is a window of Mercurialis annua linkage group LG2, ddMerAnnu1.2, whole genome shotgun sequence DNA encoding:
- the LOC126667464 gene encoding uncharacterized protein LOC126667464 codes for the protein MGTLFLNQIKKQATFFLQEKYKNVRLALTDVSQAELLAEEATNSSAWGPDARTMTKIAEASYEVDDYWKIVDVLHKRFHNVDWKEWRQSYKSLILLEFLLTHGPEEFAEQFQSDSDAIEELGTFNYVDDKGFNWGDIMQKRSNNIINLLHGGVTLKEARLKALQITKEIQGFGSFPILSPSSSSTSSPSSATSESSRASSFGSFSTTSSTFNYDTLPREEALDNKYYEPNDLKDKNTVTSYASNKNFEKSHVWNCSTIRENGSLLDGEGDEKLDDGIINGIRTKILVGIGPSEKYNNEEKEVFRSLSNVGRLIKKKYDRQFSMD